In Psychrilyobacter piezotolerans, the genomic window GAAATGAAATTTACAATATGATAAATTGGTGGCTGGACAAGGGAATAGACGGGTTTAGAGTGGATGCCATAAGTCATATAAAAAAAGAAGAGGGGTTTGAGGATATGCCTAATCCAGACGGATTAAAATATGTATCTTCTTTTGATAAACATATGAATCAAAATGGAATCCATAAATATCTGGATGAACTTAAGCAGAAAACATTTGAAAAATACGATATCGTAACTGTGGGAGAAGCCAACGGTGTAAGTTCTCACAATAAAAAAGATATTTGTGACTGGGTATGTTCAAAGGATGGAAAGTTCAATATGATATTCCAGTTTGAACATCTGGACTTATGGAATACCTGCGGGAATGAAGAGTTTGATGTAAAAAAATATAAGAGCATTTTGTCTAAATGGCAGCATACAGTGAATGATATCGGGTGGAATGCCCTGTATATAGAAAATCATGATATACCCAGGTCGATTTCGACTCTGGGAGATGATGAAAAATACAGGATAGAATGTGCAAAGTCATTTGGGGCAATGTATTTTCTGCAGAAAGGGACGCCGTTTATATATCAGGGGCAGGAGATAGGAATGACCAATATTTCTTACCCCAGTATGGATGACTACCAGGATGTCAGAACACTGAATGAGTACAGAGAGTTAGCTTTGGAAGGTAAACTCACTGAGGAGGATATAGAAAAATTAAAGAATTCTTCCAGGGACAATGCAAGAACACCCATGCAGTGGGACAATAGTGAAAATGGCGGATTCACTACAGGTACACCGTGGTTAAAATTAAATGAAAACAACAGTCATATAAATGTAAAAAAAGATTTAGAGGATGAGGACTCCATCTTAAACTTTTATAAGAAGATGATTGATCTAAGAAAGCATTCTAAAGAGATTTTATACGGCGACTACAGGTGTTTACTTGAATCCGATGAAAATATCTATAGTTATACCAGGGAAAAAGACGGGAAAGGATACATAATCATATGTAATCTGACTGAAAAAACATGTGAGTTTAAAGAAAAAAACTATACTTTGAATTATGAAAATTTAGTTTTAAATAATTACGGGGTAGAGCCTCATAATGCAATGGATAAATTTTTATTGAAACCATATGAGTGCAGGGTTTATAAATTAAAATAAGGGGGGCAAAATCATGGGGAAAATAAAATTAGGTTCATTTGATTTTTGGCAAAAATTTGGAAAGTGTTTAATGGTAGTTATAGCAGTAATGCCTGCTGCGGGACTTATGATCTCTTTAGGGAAATTAGTGACTACATTTTTAGGTATAGACATGGCTGGAAGGGTAATGGAAGATATAGGTTGGGGGATCATTGTAAACCTACACATATTATTTGCTGTAGCTATCGGGGGATCTTGGGCTAAGGAAAGAGCAGGAGGAGCATTTGCTGCTATACTGGCCTTTATCCTGACCAACAGGCTCACAGGAACGATATTTGGTGTAAACAACGGGATGATGTCGGATCCCAATGCTACAATAAATATAATGACAGGTAAGGAAGTTTTAGTAAGGGATTATTTCACCAGTGTACTGGGATCTCCTGCTTTGAATATGGGAGTATTTATCGGAATTATTTCAGGATTTTTAGGAGCGGCACTATTCAATAAATTTTATAATTATGATAAACTGCCGCAACCTCTGGCTTTTTTCAATGGAAAAAGATTTGTACCATTTGTAGTTATATTAGGTTCTGTAGTGATGGCATTTACACTTTCATTGGTATGGCCTTATATACAATGGTCGTTAAACTCATTTGGAAACTGGATAGCCAGCTCCAGGGATACTGCCCCGGTTATAGCTCCATTTGTATACGGTGCCTTAGAAAGAATATTACTACCATTTGGACTACATCATATGTTGACCATCCCTATGAACTATACGGAATTAGGCGGGACATATCAGCTGTTAACAGGATCGGAAGCCGGATCTATAATCGCCGGACAAGACCCTATATGGTTAGCCTGGATAACGGATTTAAACAACTTAAAAGCTGCGGGAGATATGGAAACATACAAGGAATTAATAAGTTCGGTAGTTCCTGCAAGGTTTAAAGCAGGACAGGTAATCCTTTCAACGGCTTCATTATTAGGATTCTCATTGGCTATGTACAAGAATGTAGATGAAGAAAAAAAGCCTAAATATAAGATGATATTTTTCTCGGCAGTATTAGCAGTATTTTTAACGGGAGTAACCGAGCCCATTGAATTTATGTTTATGTTTATCGCACCTGTATTATATGTAGTTCATGCTATTTTGACAGGATTAGCCTTTGCATTAACAGATTTAATAGACCTTAGAATCCAAGCCTTTGGGTTTTTAGAGTTACTCACTAGAACACCGCTTATGATAAGTGCAGGAATAGGAAGAGACTTAATAAACTTCGTAATCAGTTCCATAGGATTCTTCGGGTTAAACTTCTTCATTGTAAATTTTTTAATCAAAAAATTTGACCTTCCGACACCGGGAAGAAAAGGAAATTATATAGATGATGAGGCAGAGGAAAAAAACAATGTAAAAGTAAATAAAAATCAAAAAAATGATGCTTTAACAGATACAATCATAGAACTTTTAGGCGGGAAATGTAATATAAGTGATGTGGATGCCTGTATGACCAGATTACGTATCTCTGTAAAGGATAATTCATTGGTTGAAGATGAATCCAAGTGGAAAAAGGCAGGTGCCATAGGGCTTATTGTAAAAGGAAATGGAATACAGGCTATCTATGGTCCCAAAGCTGATAACCTTAAGAATAAAATAATTGATACTTTAAATTTTGCATAAGGGAGATGGAGATGAAACTTCTCACATTGAATTGCCATTCGTGGCAGGAAGAAAACCAGTTGGAAAAGATAAAATATTTAGCTGAGACAATATATGAGAGAGACTACGATGTTGTAGCTCTTCAGGAAGTCAGCCAGCATAGGGAAAGCCAGATAATTTATGGAAATATAAGGGAAGATAATTTTGCCCTCCTCCTGGTAGAAGAATTAAAAAAACTGGGGACAGCTTATAATTTTATCTGGGATTTTTCCCACTATGGGTATGATATCTACGAGGAAGGGGTAGCCCTTTTAAGTAAACAGCCATTTACTGATGTTCAAAGTTTTTACATCTCTCAAAGTGAGGGTATAGAAAACTGGAAGAGCAGGAAAATTATAGGCGGTTCCGTTGAGTTTAAAGGTGAAGCATATAGTTTTTACAGCTGCCATACAGGATGGTGGAGTGATGCAGAAGAACCTTTTAGATATCAAGGGGAAAAAATATTGGAAATTTCAAAGAATACAGACAACAAGGTATTTTTTATGGGAGATTTCAACAACGATGCAAACATAATTGGAGAGGGTTATGAATTTTTAATAAAAAATGGTTTGACGGATACTTTTACAGCAGCTAAGATAAAAGATGACGGCTGTACTGTACCGGGAGAAATTGCAGGCTGGGAAGATGATATATCTAAAAAAAGACTGGATTTAATTTTAGCCGGAACACCTGTGGAAGTGTATTCGAGTAATGTTATTTTCAACGGGAAAAACAAAAACATAATTTCGGATCATTTTGGTGTTGAAATAATTTTATAGAGAAAAAGAATCGAGAATTAATTCTCGATTCTTTTTTTGATATGTGCCCTCTGGGAAGGAACAGATATAAAAAAAGAAGAATAGACCCTGCACCATTCTTGGTTTTTCTACAAAATGAAAACAAATAAAAAAGCCCTCCCTTCTTTCTTCGAAGAAAGAAGGGAGGGCAAATTTAAGTAATGAAATCTTTATTTCAAATTTTTTTAAAATTTATACTCTACTTCTACAGAGGTATAGTCATCTTGTTCTGAATCTATTATGAAACTTCCCTTGAGATATAGGTTATTAAATAATTCGAGGCTTGCTCCTACCTCAATTATTCCAACAACGTCTTCACGTTCTTGAGCTTTGCTTAAGGAATAAGAACCATTTATACCCTCCAGGCTTACTTCTTCCCTTACATCTTCTGGGTGAGCAAAATCATATTTTATACGTGGGTGGGTATAAAGTTTCAGGTTTACTCCGCTAACTAGGGAGAACTTCTTGCTGAGGATTATACCTCCTTCTAACTCAGTGGAGTATACTGTTTCATCAGATACCTCAGCATTTAATCCTGGAGCTCCACTCTCTTCTATATCTTCGTGGTATCCCATAGCTAGGTTCAAACTGACATATGGAGAAACACTTACAGTATTTAGTTCAACAGATCTGGAGATCCTGTTTTCCAAGGAAACTGTGTAGGAATTAAAATTAGCTTCTGCTTTCTCGCTTATTCCAGATCCAGATACATCTATCCTTCTTTCCATATCATGCATGTTGTACTCAAATCCAAGGGAAGTATTCAGATAGGCAGATCCAAGCTCTCTGGAGCTGTATCCTCCAAGGTGGATCGAGTTAATATCCCCCTCGCTTCCTTCATTGTAGTCCACATCCTCTTTACTGTAACCTAGGGTTATTCCCTTCTTTTCGTTTTCCAGGGCAAGGATAAATCCTCCTTTATTACTCTCATAACCGACAGTTCCAGTTTCCTCTTTTGTGCTGCTCTCTTTGTAGTCAGCTGCAAATTTAAGTTGTCTTTCTCCAAATTCCACAAAATCTGCCAAAACAATTTTGTATTTATCAATTGAGTCTTCTGAATCGTCCATCTTAAAGGAAATGCTGTTCCTTGTTTCATGCATTACCTTTTTCCCCATTCCGTTGAAAAACTCTTCATTATCAAGTATTAGTTTGGATATATTTGCATATTCATTTGCCGAGAGTTCTTCCATAAGAGGGGTATAGGAAGTTGTATTTGCTATCTTAGCTGCAAGATTAGGATATTTGTCCACAAATCCACCTGTATTATTGAAAACTGCGCCATCAATAAGTTCAGCTAAAGGCTTCATCCAATCTTCAGTTACAAGATTTTCGATATCATTTATCTTGGTAAAAGTAAGGGCTGCCCTGTTAGAACCGTCATTGCCTTCATCTACACTTGCTGCTATCTTGTATACAGGAGAGAGAGACAGTATACCTTCTTCCCCTTCTATATTTCCTTCTGCAACTATATAGTTATTCACTGTATACTCATTCCCCATTCCTGCCAGGGTAAATACGTGCATCTCTCCATCTAGGGTAAAGTCTCCTCCAGCATCATAACTTGCATCAGCCGAAGAGAAGAGGTAGCTTGATGGTACAGCCATTCTTGAGGAATCGGATGATAATACTATGGAAGACTCCGATTGGAGGGTTCCCAGTTGGTAGATCTGACCTCCATTTATGGCCTTCATATAGACTGTATCCACAGCTGCCTGGCTGCTCTCATCTTTCGCAGTATAAGCAGAGTTGGTGGTTCCACTTTCACTTTTTACATGTATAGTTCCATAGTTATAGGCCTCGGCACCAGACCCGTCGGCAACCATTCCTGTTGAGTTACTGCCGTTTACCGTGATAGTTCCACCTTCTTTGTTTACAACAGTTGAACCTGTTCCTGCGTACATACCGTAGGAGTCGGCACTACTTATTGTTATCTGCCCTGTGTTTTCACCGTAGGCTCCGTTTTCCATCTTAATAGCATAAGAGGCTTCTGTTGCCATGGTTATCTTAGAGCTGTTATATGCTTCTGCTCCGCTTCCTGTTCCGTGCATACCTATAATATTTGTCCCACTGCCCATTGAGGTTATAGCAGAAGTATCATTATAATCAGTGCTTTTTTTGTTGTAGATCTTTCCACCGTTTATGGCGTTCATCCCTATACTGTTGCTACTGTTATTAGAGTAAACGCCTAGCTCTATAGAACCGTCGCTCTCACCGATACTTCCGCTTCCATCTACCTGCATACCGATAATATTTGAAGTTTGAATCAATATCATTGAATTATAATCTCCATCTTGAATATTTTGTATCTTCCCGCCATTTAAAGCCTGCATCCCCATATTTTTCGCAGCTTCAATATGAATATAATCGTTATTAACAGCTACACTGCCCTCTCCAGAAGCCTGCATAACTCTGTTGTTCTCTCCAGTTTTGATATATGTATCCCAGTCACTCTCGGCGTATCCTCCGGAAACCGCCTGCATAGCCACGTTGTTGTTTCCATTTATGTATATATAAGAACCGGAATCCATGATTACAGTACCGCCCTCGCCATACTCGTCGGTAGTATCATCATTGAGGCTTCCCCCTATGGCCTTCATACCTACGTTATACTCACCATTGAGGTTTATCGTACCCTTGTTTCTAACGGTACCACCCAGCTGGGCCACCATACCGTAAACCCCTGCGAAATCTCCGTCTATGGTTATAGTTCCGCTATTTATGACCTGACCATTTTCATGGGTAGCCAGCATTCCCACCTTATCCTTTACTATGTAGTTTGAGTATGCATAGTTACTCGTATTTTTAATATTCGATGATGACTCTGTCTTTATACCCACTGCACCGCCATCGATAGTAAGCTCTCCACTTCCTCCCTCTTGAGCCAGAGGAGGGATTTCAGGATCTATAAGACTGCCATCCAGTTGCTCATCTTCGTCTGGAATCCCGTCGCCGTCATCATCGGTATCAGCATTGTTACCAATTCCATCTCCGTCGGTGTCCACCGATTCATTTTTATCTTTAGGGAAGGCATCTTCTTCATCCAAGACTCCGTCGTTATCATCGTCAGGATCAGTTGCATCACTAACTTTATCCCCATCGTAATCAGCTGGTACTGCCGAACCGTCTAGAGGGTCAGTCCCGGCAGCAGTTTCATCGGTATCGGTATATCCGTCACCGTCATCGTCAATATCGGCATTGTTACCAGTACCGTCACCGTCGGTATCGACAGTTTCAGAAGAATCTTTAGGGAAAGCATCGACAGTATCTAAAACCCCATCGTTATCGTCATCAGTGTCAGTAAAATCACTAACTTTGTCGCCATCGTAATCAGCGGGAGCAGCAGAACCGTCTAGAGGGTCAGTCCCGGCAGCAGTTTCATCGGTATCGGTATATCCGTCACCGTCATCGTCAGTATCGGCATTGTTACCGGTGCCGTCACCGTCGGTATCGACAGTTTCAGAAGAATCTTTAGGGAAAGCATCGACAGTATCTGAGATCCCGTCGTTATCGTCATCGGTATCAGTGACATCACTAATTTTGTCGCCATCGTAATCAGCTGGAGCAGCAGAACCATCTAGAGGGTCGGTCCCGGCAGCAGTTTCATCGGTATCGGTATATCCGTCGCCGTCATCGTCAGTATCAGCATTGTTACCAGTACCGTCACCGTCGGTATCGACAGTTTCAGAAGAATCTTTAGGGAAAGCATCGTCGGTATCTGTGATCCCGTCGTTATCGTCATCGGTGTCAGTGACATCACTAATTTTGTCGCCATCGTAATCAGCTGGAGCAGCAGAACCATCTAGAGGGTCGGTCCCGGCAGCAGTTTCATCGGTATCGGTATATCCGTCACCGTCATCGTCAGTATCGGCATTGTTACCGGTGCCGTCACCGTCAGTATCGACAGTTTCAGAAGAATCTTTAGGGAAAGCATCGTCGGTATCTGAGATCCCATCGTTATCGTCATCGGTATCAGTGACATCACTAACTTTGTCGCCATCGTAATCAGCTGGTACTGCCGAACCGTCTAGAGGGTCGGTCCCGGCAGCAGTTTCATCGAGATCAGAATATCCGTCGTTGTCATCGTCGGTATCCTTCATATCTACTATTTTATCCCCATCTGTATCCCTGTTAGGATTCTTTAAATCAATTACTGGGTCGATAGTATCAGGAATTCCATCATTGTCATCATCAGAATCTATCTCATCGGGCACCCCATCTCCGTCGGTATCCAGTGGCTTTGTTTTATCAGCTTTTTCAAAACCTTCATAGAGGTCATTTGTTCCAGTGGAAGCTATTTCCTCAATCTCATTGTCAAAGTCAAACTCACTATCAAACTCATTATCTATTCCATCATTATCTGAATCTATACCACTGGCTCTTTTGGGATTCAGTGGAAACATGTCTTCCGAGTCTGGAACTCCGTCATTATCAAGATCCTGTGATTTAATATTTTTTTTTACGTTTTTTATAGTAAGCGGATCTGTTTCTCCCATTGCTATAGAATTAGTTATTAAAAGTGAAACTATTACAGCTGTACAGATACTAACCTTCCCTTTTAAAATCCTTTTAATCTTTTTTTGATAAAGATTCAACTCTTTCATTTTTTATCTTCCCTCCCTTTTAATTCTCGTTCAAAAGTTTTTCTTTTCTTATAGTTTAAAAACTTAACAGTGTTCCTAATTTGGTGAAGTATATATAGTTGAGTTTTAGTCTCAGGATAAATTATATTAATAGCATCTTTAAAACCAGAAAAACCACCAACCGAAACAATAAAAATTTCTTTAACTCCTATGGAACTAAGTGAAGCTAGTTCTTTAAACCGTAATTTTGAAGTTTCGACATCTCCAATAGTTATACTTAAATATATCTTCCTTTCCTTTTATATCGATTAAAATTAACTTAAGGAAAATTGGGTTGATTTTAAAGTTATGAGGTTGTCAAATTAAATGTAACACTGGATTTTTCCTAGAATTTTTCATGGGCAAGTTTTTTGTATGGATCTTTTTTTGACACAATAAAATTTAGAGTGAAGTATATATATGAAGTATATATATAGTATAAAGAATGAGGTGGTGAGAAAAAATGAAGATAGGTTTAGCTCTTGGAAGCGGCTCATCTCGCGGGTGGGCACATATAGGTATAATAAAAGCTCTGGCTGATCTGGGGATTGTGCCGGATATAGTGTGCGGTACTTCCATAGGTGCGTTAGTTGGGGCATCGTATATATCAGGTAATCTTGATAATTTAGAAGAGTGGGCATGTTCGTTGACAAAATTTGAGATAGCAAGATTTTTTGAGATAAATATGTCTCTCAATGGATTTATCGATACCCATAGACTGCATCATTTTTTAAATAAATATGTGGCGGCTGACAGTGCCAGGATAGAAGATTTTAGTAAACAATATGCATCTGTAGCAACAGATTTGGAGACCGGGAAAGAGATATGGTTAACTAAGGGGTCGGTTTTAGAGGCAGTCTGGTCATCAGTTTCACTGCCGGGATTGTTTCCAGCCATAAAAAACAATGACAGGTGGCTTGTGGATGGAGGATTGGTGAATCCTGTACCGGTATCTACCTGTCGTGCACTGGGAGCTGATATAGTTATAGCTGTGGACTTGAATGGAGACATTGTTGGGAAACATTTTAGAAAAGCCATTCCCCCTAAAAAAAAATTGGGAGTGATGAGTAAGATCAATAGTTTGGTCAGAGAGTATACACCTTCCATATTTGACATAGATGAAAATAGTGAGAAAAATAATGGGACTCCTCCGAATTTATTTGATGCTATCGCCAGTTCCGTCAATATTACCCAGGACAGGATAACGAAGAGCCGTATGGGAGAAGACCCGCCGGATATCCTCCTTTCTCCTAAGTTGTCCCATATCAAGCTGCTGGAGTTTTATCGGGCAAGGGAAGCCATGGACGAGGGAAGAAAGTGTGTTCAAAATAATATGATAGACTTAAATGCTGTTTTAGAACTTATAGACAGGAATAGATCCTCTTAGAGTTCCTCATGGAAAAATAGAAAATAATATGATAGAATATAAAGAATAGAATGTATTAAAGTTAAGGGGAGATAGATGATACCAAAACATATAGCAATTATAATGGATGGAAATGGAAGATGGGCTCAGAACAGGCATCTGCCTAGATTTGTCGGGCATCGCGAGGGTGCTAAAAGGATAAAAGCAATAATAGAACATGCAGGAAATGTAGGGGTTAAATATTTGTCTGTATATGCTTTTTCCACAGAAAATTGGAAAAGACCTCAAAAAGAAGTAGATGCTCTTATGGATATCTTTCAAAAATATCTAAAGGCTGAAGCTAAAAATATGTTAAGAGATAATATCAGGCTGATAGTTACAGGGAGAAAAGAAGGGGTATCTCCTAAACTTTTAAAAGCTATATCCGAGGTAGAAGAATTGACTGCTGATAATGACGGTCTTACCTTTAATATATGTTTTAACTATGGGGGAAGATCGGAAATAATAGATGCAGTAAAAAAGATAATTGAATCGGGAGAAAAAAACATCAGTGAAGAGAATTTTAAAGACTATCTTTATTCCGATATACCAGATCCTGAATTAGTTATAAGAACCAGCGGAGAATTCAGGATATCTAATTTTTTACTTTGGCAGATAGCTTATTCGGAAATATATGTAACAGACGTGTTGTGGCCGGATTTTGACGAGAAAGAATTTGACAGAGCAATAGAAAACTTTAAGAGCAGAGACAGAAGATTTGGAGGAGTAAAAGATGTTAAATAGAATATTGGTGGCTTTAATATTAGTTCCTCTGACGGTATACGTATACCTTTATGGAGATAAAAGTTTTATGGCATTTACAGTGCTTTTAATAGGAATAGGAATATATGAGATCTATCAGATGATGGAATCTAAGGGAATTATTGTAAATAAGACTGCAGGGATAATACTTGGAGGAGCAATACCATTAGCTTTATACTCCAGTATATCATCGAGTAAGGATTTTTTAGGGGAATTTATAGGGAATAATATAGACATGTCCAGGGGGACGATGGTTCTGATTTTGGGGATATTTATCCTTATGTTTATCAGAATATATCAAAATAAAGTGGAAGGCAGCAGCAGCTATATAGGGTATACAATGCTGGGAGTACTCTACGTAGGATTTCTGTTTTCCCATATAGTTCCCATAAAATATATGTTGAATGGAAGTAAATGGCTCATGACCATCCAGATATTGGTATGGATATCGGATACATTTGCATATCTTGTAGGGGTAAAATTTGGGAGAAAGTTCTTTTCCCGTGGACTCTGTGAGATTAGTCCTAAAAAATCCATAGAAGGTTCTTTGGGATCGATAATATTTACCGTGATAACTATGCTTCTTATAAAAGGATTTCTATT contains:
- a CDS encoding glycoside hydrolase family 13 protein, whose amino-acid sequence is MEKRWWKEAVGYQVYPRSFKDSTGNGIGDLRGLISKLDYLKELGIDIIWICPMYKSPNDDNGYDISDYKEILEEFGTMGDFDDLLKEIHRRDMKLIIDLVINHTSDEHEWFIESSSSKDNPKRDWYIWRDGKGEKEPNNWESIFSGSAWEHSPATDQYYLHLFSKKQPDLNWENKEVRNEIYNMINWWLDKGIDGFRVDAISHIKKEEGFEDMPNPDGLKYVSSFDKHMNQNGIHKYLDELKQKTFEKYDIVTVGEANGVSSHNKKDICDWVCSKDGKFNMIFQFEHLDLWNTCGNEEFDVKKYKSILSKWQHTVNDIGWNALYIENHDIPRSISTLGDDEKYRIECAKSFGAMYFLQKGTPFIYQGQEIGMTNISYPSMDDYQDVRTLNEYRELALEGKLTEEDIEKLKNSSRDNARTPMQWDNSENGGFTTGTPWLKLNENNSHINVKKDLEDEDSILNFYKKMIDLRKHSKEILYGDYRCLLESDENIYSYTREKDGKGYIIICNLTEKTCEFKEKNYTLNYENLVLNNYGVEPHNAMDKFLLKPYECRVYKLK
- a CDS encoding PTS transporter subunit IIBC is translated as MGKIKLGSFDFWQKFGKCLMVVIAVMPAAGLMISLGKLVTTFLGIDMAGRVMEDIGWGIIVNLHILFAVAIGGSWAKERAGGAFAAILAFILTNRLTGTIFGVNNGMMSDPNATINIMTGKEVLVRDYFTSVLGSPALNMGVFIGIISGFLGAALFNKFYNYDKLPQPLAFFNGKRFVPFVVILGSVVMAFTLSLVWPYIQWSLNSFGNWIASSRDTAPVIAPFVYGALERILLPFGLHHMLTIPMNYTELGGTYQLLTGSEAGSIIAGQDPIWLAWITDLNNLKAAGDMETYKELISSVVPARFKAGQVILSTASLLGFSLAMYKNVDEEKKPKYKMIFFSAVLAVFLTGVTEPIEFMFMFIAPVLYVVHAILTGLAFALTDLIDLRIQAFGFLELLTRTPLMISAGIGRDLINFVISSIGFFGLNFFIVNFLIKKFDLPTPGRKGNYIDDEAEEKNNVKVNKNQKNDALTDTIIELLGGKCNISDVDACMTRLRISVKDNSLVEDESKWKKAGAIGLIVKGNGIQAIYGPKADNLKNKIIDTLNFA
- a CDS encoding endonuclease/exonuclease/phosphatase family protein — protein: MKLLTLNCHSWQEENQLEKIKYLAETIYERDYDVVALQEVSQHRESQIIYGNIREDNFALLLVEELKKLGTAYNFIWDFSHYGYDIYEEGVALLSKQPFTDVQSFYISQSEGIENWKSRKIIGGSVEFKGEAYSFYSCHTGWWSDAEEPFRYQGEKILEISKNTDNKVFFMGDFNNDANIIGEGYEFLIKNGLTDTFTAAKIKDDGCTVPGEIAGWEDDISKKRLDLILAGTPVEVYSSNVIFNGKNKNIISDHFGVEIIL
- a CDS encoding autotransporter outer membrane beta-barrel domain-containing protein, coding for MKELNLYQKKIKRILKGKVSICTAVIVSLLITNSIAMGETDPLTIKNVKKNIKSQDLDNDGVPDSEDMFPLNPKRASGIDSDNDGIDNEFDSEFDFDNEIEEIASTGTNDLYEGFEKADKTKPLDTDGDGVPDEIDSDDDNDGIPDTIDPVIDLKNPNRDTDGDKIVDMKDTDDDNDGYSDLDETAAGTDPLDGSAVPADYDGDKVSDVTDTDDDNDGISDTDDAFPKDSSETVDTDGDGTGNNADTDDDGDGYTDTDETAAGTDPLDGSAAPADYDGDKISDVTDTDDDNDGITDTDDAFPKDSSETVDTDGDGTGNNADTDDDGDGYTDTDETAAGTDPLDGSAAPADYDGDKISDVTDTDDDNDGISDTVDAFPKDSSETVDTDGDGTGNNADTDDDGDGYTDTDETAAGTDPLDGSAAPADYDGDKVSDFTDTDDDNDGVLDTVDAFPKDSSETVDTDGDGTGNNADIDDDGDGYTDTDETAAGTDPLDGSAVPADYDGDKVSDATDPDDDNDGVLDEEDAFPKDKNESVDTDGDGIGNNADTDDDGDGIPDEDEQLDGSLIDPEIPPLAQEGGSGELTIDGGAVGIKTESSSNIKNTSNYAYSNYIVKDKVGMLATHENGQVINSGTITIDGDFAGVYGMVAQLGGTVRNKGTINLNGEYNVGMKAIGGSLNDDTTDEYGEGGTVIMDSGSYIYINGNNNVAMQAVSGGYAESDWDTYIKTGENNRVMQASGEGSVAVNNDYIHIEAAKNMGMQALNGGKIQNIQDGDYNSMILIQTSNIIGMQVDGSGSIGESDGSIELGVYSNNSSNSIGMNAINGGKIYNKKSTDYNDTSAITSMGSGTNIIGMHGTGSGAEAYNSSKITMATEASYAIKMENGAYGENTGQITISSADSYGMYAGTGSTVVNKEGGTITVNGSNSTGMVADGSGAEAYNYGTIHVKSESGTTNSAYTAKDESSQAAVDTVYMKAINGGQIYQLGTLQSESSIVLSSDSSRMAVPSSYLFSSADASYDAGGDFTLDGEMHVFTLAGMGNEYTVNNYIVAEGNIEGEEGILSLSPVYKIAASVDEGNDGSNRAALTFTKINDIENLVTEDWMKPLAELIDGAVFNNTGGFVDKYPNLAAKIANTTSYTPLMEELSANEYANISKLILDNEEFFNGMGKKVMHETRNSISFKMDDSEDSIDKYKIVLADFVEFGERQLKFAADYKESSTKEETGTVGYESNKGGFILALENEKKGITLGYSKEDVDYNEGSEGDINSIHLGGYSSRELGSAYLNTSLGFEYNMHDMERRIDVSGSGISEKAEANFNSYTVSLENRISRSVELNTVSVSPYVSLNLAMGYHEDIEESGAPGLNAEVSDETVYSTELEGGIILSKKFSLVSGVNLKLYTHPRIKYDFAHPEDVREEVSLEGINGSYSLSKAQEREDVVGIIEVGASLELFNNLYLKGSFIIDSEQDDYTSVEVEYKF
- a CDS encoding transposase, which produces MYLSITIGDVETSKLRFKELASLSSIGVKEIFIVSVGGFSGFKDAINIIYPETKTQLYILHQIRNTVKFLNYKKRKTFERELKGREDKK
- a CDS encoding patatin-like phospholipase family protein, with the protein product MKIGLALGSGSSRGWAHIGIIKALADLGIVPDIVCGTSIGALVGASYISGNLDNLEEWACSLTKFEIARFFEINMSLNGFIDTHRLHHFLNKYVAADSARIEDFSKQYASVATDLETGKEIWLTKGSVLEAVWSSVSLPGLFPAIKNNDRWLVDGGLVNPVPVSTCRALGADIVIAVDLNGDIVGKHFRKAIPPKKKLGVMSKINSLVREYTPSIFDIDENSEKNNGTPPNLFDAIASSVNITQDRITKSRMGEDPPDILLSPKLSHIKLLEFYRAREAMDEGRKCVQNNMIDLNAVLELIDRNRSS
- a CDS encoding isoprenyl transferase codes for the protein MIPKHIAIIMDGNGRWAQNRHLPRFVGHREGAKRIKAIIEHAGNVGVKYLSVYAFSTENWKRPQKEVDALMDIFQKYLKAEAKNMLRDNIRLIVTGRKEGVSPKLLKAISEVEELTADNDGLTFNICFNYGGRSEIIDAVKKIIESGEKNISEENFKDYLYSDIPDPELVIRTSGEFRISNFLLWQIAYSEIYVTDVLWPDFDEKEFDRAIENFKSRDRRFGGVKDVK
- a CDS encoding phosphatidate cytidylyltransferase — translated: MLNRILVALILVPLTVYVYLYGDKSFMAFTVLLIGIGIYEIYQMMESKGIIVNKTAGIILGGAIPLALYSSISSSKDFLGEFIGNNIDMSRGTMVLILGIFILMFIRIYQNKVEGSSSYIGYTMLGVLYVGFLFSHIVPIKYMLNGSKWLMTIQILVWISDTFAYLVGVKFGRKFFSRGLCEISPKKSIEGSLGSIIFTVITMLLIKGFLFKELNISGIHLIIVPILVAVTGQIGDLAESVFKREFGVKDSGKILGGHGGILDRYDSLIWVFPLMYYYINFFL